agagaggaagagtgagagatgGGTAAGGgcggggggagtgtgtgtgtgttcagagacaGGGTCTGTATTTTCAGAAAGTTCTGGGTGATTTGGCGCCCAGCCTGAGGACTCTTTTTCCTTGGCTTCATTGTGCTATAACTAACAGAAACTATTTGTAATAAAGATAAACAGTGTAATGTTTTGATATAGGGACACACTGTGAGCTGTTATACACTTGATCTAATTAACATATTCATCACCCCAGAGATGTACCATATTCTTATAGTAAGAACATGTAAGATATACTCTTAGCCAATCTCAAGTACACCAAAGAGTTTTGTTAGCAGTAGGCATGATGCCATCTAGAAAGCTTTCAGAAATCATTCATCTACTATAACTGAGACTTGGAGCCTCCCAGCCCTCTGAGCCCCAGTTGCTGGTAAGCATCATTCTGCTTTTTACTCTAGGAGTTTCACTTTCTTACATTCTATATGGGAGTGAGAACCAAGAAAGGagactatattttattttgtctttatggATCTTGTTTATTTCATAGATCTTTAGGTGCCCCACCCAGGTCCATCCATGTTGTCACAATTGACAGGATCACCTTCCTTTTCAGGATAGAATAGATCTCATATATACAGTTATGTTTTGTTTAGTGATGGGGACACACTCTGAGAAATGCATCATTAGATGACTTCATTGTCATGTCGGCATCATACAGTATGATTACACAAACCTAGATGACAGAGCCTACTACATGATAGGCTATATATTGGGTCCACCATCAGAAATTGTGGTCCATTGTTGATCCTAGTGTTGCTAAGCAAAACATGACTGTGTATGCCACatcttctttatccattcatccatcaacAGGCACTTAGGCTGTTTTCatatcttggctattgtgaatagtgttgCAGTGAACATGAGAAGACAAATCCTGATCTCATTCCCGTTGGATGAATAGTCAGAAAtaggattgctggatcatattgAGAAggctttttcttcttaattttttttattacatttatttattgaataaagacagccagaaattgagaagaagagggatatagagaaggagaatgacagacacttgcagcactacttcactacctgtgaagctttccccctgcaggtgggaactaggggcttgaaccggggtccttacgcattgtaacatatgaccCGGTAAttgctctcctagggatatatacccaaccagttgtgccaccatccagcccactTGAGAAGgctttaaagacattttttcaCTAATCACCCACCCCTATCAActtttttgttatcactggggcttcaaaaCCCAAcccagatggagagacagagacaagagaggcAGAAggtgcatatgtctgtggggtggggggtgtgaggAGGGAGAACACGAGCACAGCACCAATGCCATagagccaggctcaagcctggacttgcaagtggcaaagctgtGCACTAGCCAAGCGAGCTATTTACAAGTGAACTATTTACAGATAGAAGCAAGAAATGGCAAGCTTGGAAGGGGGAGGTGGGTGGAAGACAGATGGGAGGACCTAGATGCTGCACTCAGTGCAGGACCCTACCCTATCGACTTTTAGCACCAGAGATATCCCGTGTATGCTGTACAGATATCAACTTTATACATGTGTACAAAGCTTATTCTTTCTACCCAACatagatgacaaaaataaatgattACATTAAATCAAAAATTGTAAAGCTATTGACATCTAATGTAACCTGACAACTGCACTTTCTGAGTAGCTTTTAATGTAATTTATTTACCTACATAAGTGATAATTGTCCTTACTTTTGCAAAGAAGCAATTGATCACAATACAAAGTAAAAATAGCAGTGCAATGGAGTgttcaaaataattaaaactgACATTTGCCTAGCAACGAATTAGCAACATTTCTTAGAAATACTTCTCAATGAAGTAATTGTCAACTTTTGTTTGAACTGGCAGAATAGTGAGTTCATAGGGAGTGTGGGTAGGATGGTCAGGGTGTGGGGGGTAATGCTCTGGGATAATCTGGGAgaggtggaaaaataaaaaagaccaggGGCTCTTGGGGTATGGTAAGCTAGTGGGAGACCAGTATGTCCAGAGAGAGGGGAagtaagaaaggagaaagagtcagaaggaaagaaaagacctTATGTGACTGGCTTCCCAGGTGAGGGAAGCGGGTAGGGGGAGGGATCATGGCTTACATGGGAGGCCATATGTTGAAAGCCCATTGTTTCAGCAATATCACTCTTTGACCAAAGACCAAATTCTTTCTCATCAAGTTTAAGAGGCCCTGTACCTGTAACCCATTCTCACCTTCCAGCTTCCTCTTGAACCAGAGGCTCCTCAAtagctactcttttttttttccactttgtttctttactttttttttatttattttttatttaagaaaggataaattaacaaaaccatggggtagaaggggtacaactccacacaattcccaccacccaatctccatatcccatcccctcccctgatagctttcccattctctatccctctgggagcatagacccagggtcgtgggttgcagagggtggaaggtctggcttctgtaattgcttccccgctgaacatggacgttgactggtcggtccatactcccagtctgcctctctctttccctagtagggtagggctctggggaagcagagctccaggacacattggtgggatcttcagtccagggaagcctggctggaatAGCTACTCTTTAAACATGATAGCCCCACACTCCTGCCTGTTCAGTTCCTCGATGGACTATGCCTTCTCCAGCCACCGGGCCTTTGCATATGCCATTTCCTTACCTTCTTCTGCCCATCCCAGCTCCTTTATCCCTTCCTGGGAAGTTACTGCCTACTTCCCAGATTAAGTCACTTATTTCATCCCCCTGCCTCCAGAGCACAAGCTTCCAGAGCAAAAGCTATACCATTTGTGTGTTCCCCCCTCCATTGCCTCCCTGAAACTGGAAGAGTTCCTGGCATACGGAAGTCTCCTGAATTTGTTGAATGGATAAATGAGCAGCTTTCTCACTACAGTGAATATATCAGAATGTATTTGTTTGTTCCAAAATACTTTTCAGGTCCTGGCTATGTGCAGAGTTCTGTTGTGGAGGTctggagacaaaaagacagaTGCTATTTGTTCCACTGTTTCTTCTTCCCCAGACTAGAGTCTGCCAAAAGACAGAGGTCTAGCCAGAGTTCAATGTCATGCCTGCCTCATATCCTGTCAGTGGTCCAGCCGGATCTGGGAAGAATCAGGGAAATAGTCACTTGAGGAGTGAGGGAGATGGAGGTTCCACCCTAGGAGGAAAGCCAGGCTCCATGTAGCCAGTTCATGGACTCCATCTGGAGCAGGCAAAACCAAGTAGGCTCCCAAAATGTGCGACCCAATAGTCACCTGTCCCAAGCTCCCATTCTGAATAGGTGAGCACTGAGCCAGAGAGCAGAGAACTGGCCAACCTCACAGAATGATTCAGGGCCAATGTCAGTGTGAAGACCAATCTCCTCACCCTGACATGATCTTCCTCATCCCTCCCCTGTGTCGTCTCCTCTCTGCCTGATGTCTGTTCAGTGAGACAGACAAGTGATTCAGCCATGACCCTTGCTTGGACCACACCCTGTGTTCAGCCCTACTCATTGGCTGGAGAGTAATCTGCCCCTGCCCATACCTCTATCACAGCTTCTGGGTTGTCAAGGAGTTAGCAGGAGAGGGTGGGAACTTACCCTCAGACTGGTCTTCTATGTGGTATGAACAAGATTTGCCTGACACAAATTGCAGATATAGTGGTTACCTGGGCAGCTCTCTCTCTAATCATCTCATATTCCACTCTTCAGGGAACCCTTTTTCTATAacctcaccaccaaaagatttgAAATGCCAGTAGTAAAAAGCGTGAATTCAGTAAGTCCTTCAAGCAAAAGTTAGAAgacaaaaatataagtaaatgtgGGAGAGTCGTATACAGTGTTACATTACTACATAAAAATTAACTCTGAGCTCCCTAAAAGCCAAGGTAAAAAATGAGAATGGGATGCACCTCACAGCTTCCAAGAGCTAATAAATGGTTGATGGAGAACAGTGAGTAGCTTTTACTGTATTCGCATGTGATGCCCAACCCCTCTGTGCCCACAGGTTGCTCCATCACTGAGGCTATAATCGTCCTAGCGAACAAGCTCAGGGACTACCAGGAGCAATTCAACATGATCCATCTGCTGGCCCTCTGTGACTACTTCCACAATACCTTCCTCCGCCACTACAAACTCTACCAGTATGTCCTGGGCCAGGATCAGGACGTCAACCTGAGCATCGCCTACCTGGATGTGTGCACCCCGCCCCAGCCCCTCCCGCTGTCTCAGGGCGTGGACCAGGAAGTCTGGAAACATGAGCAGCAGGTGGCTGAGCTGGATGCAGCACAGGTGCAGAAGCGCACCAACGTACTGCTCCTGAAGGAGGCACTGAagctggagagagagcacaggCTGCAGAAGATGTTCTCAGGGGtactgcagcagcagcagcatgagGGTCTGAGGAAAGAGGTGGGGGCCCTGGGCATGGGGGGGTGTACTTATCTGCCTCATGCAAACctcaattcagagagagagagagagagaaagaaagagagagatagaaggaaagagagagcacaGAAATGACACACAAAGAGGACCTAGGGCCAGGAGGAGACAGGCAGGCTGGAGGAACTACAGCAGGCTCTATATGTATGTTTCAAGAAATATCCCTGGCAGGTAGATTTCATATCCCCACCTAATCATAAGACAAGGAGGCTCAGAGATTTAATCAACTCACCCTCGAATAGTGAGCTGGGGGGCAATACCCTACACATTTGGACTGAGCCAGGCCGACTGCAAGTCCAAGTTCTTTCCACTACATCATGGATTGTAATAGATTTCACCAAAAGGGGCCAGGGAAACACCTCCAGATTCTGAGCCACAGTCTGCCACAGAGCTGATACCCTTTGAGCCCCCAGGATGAGGCTCATGATCCAGGGAGAAACTAGGAGAGTCTGGCATGCAGTTATAAGAAAAGAGATTGTTTCATGATCTTAGGGACCATTGGATTCCAAGATCCTCTGACAACCAGCTCTTCAGTCACTGGTGACTAGCTGATTGCAGATAACAGGTCCAGGGCATCAAACTTCTTGAAGGTCCAGTATAGTttaagttcttcttttttttcagttgtacTTGATCACTGAGTTCATCATGGTTGCCTCATCTACAAGCAGAGGCAAGTAGGCACATGTATGCACATAAGTGTGCATGTGCTACAGACTCAGGGCTGGCATGAGGGTGGAGAGATGCAAGGCTCATGTGTTGCAAAAGGGTGTAGGCTTCTGAATCGCCAGCTGACCAGTTAATGGCCCCAAGAAATTTTCTGTATTTATATCTATATGAAAATTGCTCAAAACTAATTGGCatcagaatgaatgatactcttttattgccagcagggttatcactggaactcagtgcctgcacaaagaatccattgctgtgccactgctcctggtggccactttttccccatttttttcatttttcatttttctttctttttcatctgaTCAGACAAAGAtacattgagagggaatgggagatagaaaggaagagagtcagagacaaaccactgcttcactactcctgaagcttcctgatTGCAGGTGGttgctggaagcttgaacctaggtctttgcacaaggTATCATATGCACTCAAACAattgcatcactgcccagccccaatgaTACTCTTCTAAGGTTAAGTCTCCCAAATATATGGTGTTCCATATAACTTAGCTCATATATTGCACAAGAGGAACCTAGCAAGACCCAAGTAACAGATGTGGGCAAGGCTACCCATGGAAGGAGCTCCATTCTCCTACTCCTCAAACATCTTAGAAGCTGATGTCCCAGCTCCCCTGTGGACATCCATCTCTTTGCTGGATTTTAGGCTTTCACCATTTGTCCCTGGGAAGTGCCTAAGTTCCTAGGGGTAAACCTGGTGCATCTTCCTGGAGCATGATACTTCTCAAAGCCTTTTGGAAAGCACATTGTTATTTAAACAACCCAAGAGATATTCTAGAGTAAAAGAGTTTTGCGTGAGATTGTAATCTAAAATGGGAGTTCTCAAAGAAACATATAGGAAACCAGATACCCTAGGCATGTTGCTTGACATTCATCTGCAGGACAAGCACAGGCTCCCCTCAGGTATGGTTGCTTGGCAGGAAACTGGGAGAAACACAGTTTCATGGTCAATGTCTCCAGGATTCTATGAAACCTTGACTCTTGTGATGACAGAGTGGCCTCCTGCTTGGAATGGCACATGGTGACCAAGTTGACAGTTTCCCTTGGATTGGCTAGTTAGGGGTATGCCCACTGTCTGAGCAGTTTCCCATACCCTTTACTGAAGCCTGCTTGTGTAATTTTGAGGAGGGAAAATGaggtgagggagaaaaagaaagaaggaaggtgaTGCCCAAATGGTGCATGCATTGACCAGAAAGGAGGGAATAGGGAATTGACTTATCAGCCCAGACTGATGATAGTAATAACTGGCATACTCTAACAGAGTGAGAGTTACAGTAGACatgcagggagaaggaaggaagcaattactgggacacccccccccccaagagagcTATGGCTATAGAAGGCTGTGGAACAGGAGACAAATTGCAGGTACGGATCAGAGCCAtggctgaagaaggtggatgcctcattccaccaccagagtctccCATTGGCAGAACTAGATCTGAGGTTGAGGTGATGATTAGTTGGAGCAGCACAGGTAGGTCCAGGCCCCAGGGCACAGAGTGGGATCAAAAGGAGACCTAGAGGGGAGCAAGTCCCAGCACAAGAATAAGGAGGTGTGTTGAGAAGAGAGTGGATCCTGTTGAGGGGCTCTACCTTCAGCCAGCCTTtgccttcccttcagccctgtttACCAGACGTATCCCGTCTCCTCCAGGAGTTAGAGAACCTCATCAATGAGGCCATTCACATCCAGATCGAGTGCCTGAAGGAGCTGCTTCAGTATGAGATACAGATAACCTTTGATATTCTGGACCTGAAACTTCAGAAAAAGACTTTAAATCTCAATGCTCC
The DNA window shown above is from Erinaceus europaeus chromosome 2, mEriEur2.1, whole genome shotgun sequence and carries:
- the C2H8orf74 gene encoding uncharacterized protein C8orf74 homolog isoform X1; amino-acid sequence: MALLTPQGVKKVFQFQKPEGREYLRKLLNWGEFDEVRDSRTSILLDTLYDSLIFAVGKGFPWTKVALVVRFTEELLQETKGCSITEAIIVLANKLRDYQEQFNMIHLLALCDYFHNTFLRHYKLYQYVLGQDQDVNLSIAYLDVCTPPQPLPLSQGVDQEVWKHEQQVAELDAAQVQKRTNVLLLKEALKLEREHRLQKMFSGVLQQQQHEGLRKEPCLPDVSRLLQELENLINEAIHIQIECLKELLQYEIQITFDILDLKLQKKTLNLNAPVPFPLSIMGQPQQDELLKSTKASKGKKGKAKK
- the C2H8orf74 gene encoding uncharacterized protein C8orf74 homolog isoform X2, with the translated sequence MALLTPQGVKKVFQFQKPEGREYLRKLLNWGEFDEVRDSRTSILLDTLYDSLIFAVGKGFPWTKVALVVRFTEELLQETKGCSITEAIIVLANKLRDYQEQFNMIHLLALCDYFHNTFLRHYKLYQYVLGQDQDVNLSIAYLDVCTPPQPLPLSQGVDQEVWKHEQQVAELDAAQVQKRTNVLLLKEALKLEREHRLQKMFSGVLQQQQHEGLRKEELENLINEAIHIQIECLKELLQYEIQITFDILDLKLQKKTLNLNAPVPFPLSIMGQPQQDELLKSTKASKGKKGKAKK